A stretch of the Halorussus salinus genome encodes the following:
- a CDS encoding 3-oxoacyl-ACP synthase: MSEREPASESTRESVEDDSAVGLTGYGTYLPEEVVTGEEIAAQSDIPEEVVVEKMGVREKRVCPPDDDHATDMCVSAAEEALADADLAAEDVDTVLYHGSEFKDFVVWSAAANVAERLGADDAFAVESYALCAGAPLAIRQAKSQLVADAPEAALLVSASREEDLVDYGNEDSSFMFNFGSGACAMVLEANPDESRTRATIRESAAVTDGSFSEDVVMPAGGSRNPASHTTVEQGLHTLDVPDPDDMKERLADASLPNFERVADDALDRSDYDRDDLDFVALTHMKRSFHDILTSKLDAENYYLDEYGHVQSVDQILALDEGLSRGLVAEGDLVCFLAAGTGYTWAATVLEWRG; encoded by the coding sequence ATGAGCGAGCGAGAACCGGCGAGCGAATCGACGCGAGAGTCGGTGGAAGACGACTCCGCTGTCGGACTGACCGGCTACGGCACCTATCTCCCCGAGGAGGTCGTCACGGGCGAGGAGATAGCCGCCCAAAGCGACATTCCCGAGGAGGTCGTGGTCGAGAAGATGGGCGTCCGCGAGAAGCGGGTCTGCCCGCCCGACGACGACCACGCCACGGACATGTGCGTGAGTGCGGCCGAGGAGGCGCTCGCGGACGCCGACCTCGCGGCCGAAGATGTCGATACGGTCCTCTACCACGGCTCGGAGTTCAAGGACTTCGTGGTGTGGAGCGCCGCGGCGAACGTCGCCGAACGACTGGGGGCCGACGACGCCTTCGCCGTCGAGAGCTACGCGCTCTGTGCTGGCGCACCGCTGGCAATCCGGCAGGCCAAGAGCCAACTCGTCGCGGACGCGCCCGAGGCCGCACTGCTGGTCTCGGCGAGCCGCGAGGAGGACCTCGTGGACTACGGCAACGAGGACTCGTCGTTCATGTTCAACTTCGGAAGCGGGGCCTGCGCGATGGTCTTGGAGGCGAATCCGGACGAGTCGCGCACCCGAGCCACGATTCGTGAGAGCGCCGCCGTCACGGACGGCAGTTTCTCGGAGGACGTGGTGATGCCCGCGGGAGGGTCCCGCAACCCCGCGAGCCACACCACGGTCGAGCAGGGGCTTCACACCCTCGACGTGCCCGACCCCGACGACATGAAGGAGCGACTGGCCGACGCCAGCCTCCCGAACTTCGAGCGGGTCGCCGACGACGCCTTGGACCGGTCGGACTACGACCGCGACGACCTCGATTTCGTCGCGCTGACTCACATGAAGCGGTCGTTCCACGATATTCTGACGAGCAAACTCGACGCCGAGAACTACTACCTCGACGAATACGGCCACGTCCAGAGCGTTGACCAGATTCTCGCCTTAGACGAGGGCCTGTCGCGCGGACTGGTCGCGGAGGGCGACCTCGTCTGCTTCCTCGCCGCGGGGACCGGCTACACGTGGGCCGCGACCGTGCTGGAGTGGCGCGGATAG